The following are from one region of the Magallana gigas chromosome 4, xbMagGiga1.1, whole genome shotgun sequence genome:
- the LOC136275067 gene encoding paraneoplastic antigen Ma1 homolog, protein MSDTEESMSTEEIAKVVVSTDTASASPRPAKSIPPSQFPKIPFFSGDSKNDATYEVWRYEVECLYNESYSPDVIHHAIRRSLKGEASRVVMHLGPGARITSIIQKLDSIYGTVAEKEDILSEFYSARQREDEECARWSCRLEDILNKAIQKNLIDRSQFEEMLRTMFFKGLRPSLKDICGHLYDKCKSFDELKTSVRKLEIEHHPQTTANAATVKDHLIGHQDNHIREADRKEDTEENISNIPDFLSPKLQMLLRNLRVPG, encoded by the exons ATGTCAGACACTGAGGAATCAATGTCAACAGAGGAGATAGCCAAAGTG GTTGTAAGTACTGATACTGCCTCTGCTTCTCCACGACCTGCTAAATCTATACCTCCTAGTCAGTTCCCTAAAATTCCATTTTTCTCCGGAGATTCTAAGAATGATGCCACATATGAAGTTTGGAGATATGAGGTGGAATGTCTCTATAATGAGTCTTATAGTCCAGATGTCATTCATCATGCTATACGACGCTCACTTAAGGGAGAAGCAAGTCGAGTGGTAATGCATCTTGGACCAGGAGCACGAATAACCTCAATTATACAGAAGCTAGACAGTATTTATGGCACAGTGGCTGAAAAAGAGGACATTCTCTCAGAGTTTTACAGTGCTAGACAGAGAGAGGATGAGGAATGTGCGAGATGGAGTTGTAGATTGGAGGATATTCTGAATAAGGCCATACAGAAAAACCTCATTGACCGTAGTCAGTTCGAGGAGATGCTAAGAACCATGTTCTTTAAGGGACTTCGACCTTCACTTAAAGATATATGTGGACATCTATATGATAAATGCAAATCATTCGATGAATTGAAAACATCTGTGAGAAAACTTGAGATTGAACATCATCCACAAACTACAGCAAACGCTGCCACAGTGAAAGATCA CCTTATAGGGCACCAAGACAACCATATCAGAGAGGCAGACAGGAAAGAGGATACAGAGGAGAATATAAGCAATATCCCAGATTTCCTCAGCCCCAAACTACAGATGTTGCTAAGGAACCTCAGAGTTCCAGGGTAA
- the LOC105343335 gene encoding nuclear apoptosis-inducing factor 1-like produces MELSNNGGVNIRSYERCASAEGTFVFAAIYILSSAKLFSTMEKELKRRKPNWSESELMALAEAVAPHFRVLKGKFSAFITSERKNQLWQDIANQVNAVAMVNRTTEEMKKKWADMQSLTKKKEAERRRSMKQTGGGPAPNFMFKNWENLVLQSLSDVAIEGISGGVDTAECESRPSPVVPAGIIIHEVPASENSELSESASTPCARMTSINNSTYKDMNFESESSQSQERPRKQTRVQRKENEVPVHISQLLSMEEEKISKLETYRSRKIKILEEMLELQRRSTIAVESISNSMHQSGNSQPLSLSLSPVIKFS; encoded by the exons ATGGAACTCTCTAATAACGGAGGTGTGAATATTCGTAGTTACGAACGCTGCGCAAGCGCAGAGGGCACTTTCGTTTTCGCGGCTATTTACATTTTATCGTCTGCGAAACTGTTTTCAACAATGGAGAAAGAGTTGAAACGGAGAAAACCCAACTGGAGTGAGTCGGAGCTAATGGCTTTAGCAGAGGCCGTAGCTCCGCACTTCCGAGTTTTAAAGGGGAAGTTTTCCGCTTTTATAACTTCTGAGAGGAAAAATCAACTGTGGCAGGATATCGCTAACCA AGTCAATGCTGTTGCAATGGTCAACAGAACAACCGaggaaatgaagaaaaaatgggCAGACATGCAAAGTCTGACAAAGAAAAAGGAAGCAGAGAGGAGGAGATCAATGAAACAGACAGGAGGAGGACCAGCCCCAAATTTCATGTTCAAAAATTGGGAAAATTTG gttctACAGTCTTTATCAGATGTTGCAATTGAAGGCATCAGTGGTGGAGTTGATACCGCAGAATGTG AAAGTAGACCATCCCCAGTGGTACCTGCAGGGATTATTATCCATGAAGTTCCGGCATCAGAAAATTCAGAACTGAGCGAGTCTGCTTCAACCCCATGTgcaa GAATGACAAGTATCAACAACAGCACATACAAAGACATGAATTTTGAGA GCGAGTCTAGTCAAAGTCAAGAAAGGCCAAGAAAACAGACAAGGGTGCAAAGGAAAG aaaatgaagttCCGGTACACATATCACAGCTGTTATCTATGGAAGAggagaagatttctaaactgGAGACATACAGATCCAGAAAAATCAAGATTCTTGAAGAAATGCTTGAACTACAACGCAGAAGCACCATTGCAGTTGAATCCATAAGCAACTCCATGCACCAGTCAGGAAATTCTCAACCATTGTCATTGTCGTTATCTCCTGTAATTAAATTCTCTTAA
- the LOC136275066 gene encoding THAP domain-containing protein 10-like, translating into MSGKSKGRMCVVAGCSKRQTDDVSVHSFPKDERQRVAWTRFVKLTRADWTGPSQYTVICSEHFNEECYEQQHFLMKDFGIPRKKRLVPGSVPSIYPKRKRDELNEAFIACPVILLLLFFRLLKS; encoded by the coding sequence atgagTGGGAAAAGCAAGGGACGTATGTGTGTAGTAGCAGGATGCAGTAAGAGGCAGACGGACGATGTATCGGTGCATTCCTTTCCCAAGGATGAACGTCAGAGGGTTGCATGGACTCGTTTTGTTAAACTCACTAGGGCTGACTGGACTGGACCATCGCAGTATACTGTGATATGTAGCGAACATTTTAATGAGGAGTGTTACGAACAGCAGCATTTTCTTATGAAGGATTTTGGCATCCCTAGGAAGAAGCGATTGGTTCCTGGATCGGTCCCTTCCATTTATCCAAAGAGGAAGAGAGACGAGCTGAATGAGGCGTTCATTGCGTGTCCTGTGATCCTTCTGTTGTTATTCTTTAGACTTTTGAAATCATAA
- the LOC105342722 gene encoding putative nuclease HARBI1: protein MAACLLFIEVLRENEDKAFRRERVFRDRSQVLDMLTDSELIGRYRFPRRVILQLKYDVKDFIQPQTLRSHAIPAHIQVLTCLRFLAKGDYLSETTDIHGISKSSGCLAVHRVVDAVFKALQNIEFLTRREHISRTKASFYKIAGFPNVIGAIDGTQIPIQGMGTDDEHLYVCRKGFHSINVQAVVDADLRFTNAVCKFPGATHDAFILQNSSLPNLIESLQDGGWLIGDSGYPLKEWLMTPISNPRSGQEERYNSAHCRTRNAIERAFGVLKARFRCLHKTGGCLPYRPDKCTKIIECAMRLHNLAINERVPLMVETEEEDDVQQPFAPVIPNNCTAAMLRDRLVQRF, encoded by the exons atggccGCCTGCTTATTGTTTATTGAAGTTTTAAGAGAAAACGAAGACAAGGCTTTCCGTCGTGAACGCGTTTTCAGAGACAGGAGTCAAGTTCTAGATATGTTGACCGACAGCGAGCTCATTGGGCGATATAGATTTCCAAGGCGAGTTATTCTGCAGCTGAAATACGATGTCAAAGACTTCATACAGCCACAAACTTTGAGGTCGCATGCCATTCCAGCCCACATCCAG GTTCTAACATGCTTGCGTTTCCTGGCTAAAGGAGACTACCTCTCAGAAACAACAGACATTCATGGGATCTCCAAATCATCTGGATGTCTGGCTGTTCATCGAGTGGTCGATGCTGTCTTCAAAGCTTTGCAGAACATCGAGTTCCTTACAAGGAGGGAACACATTTCCCGTACCAAAGCGTCGTTCTACAAGATTGCTGGGTTCCCAAATGTGATTGGTGCCATCGATGGGACTCAGATACCCATACAAGGCATGGGAACAGATGACGAACACCTGTATGTCTGCAGAAAGGGTTTTCATTCCATAAACGTGCAAGCGGTTGTAGACGCAGATTTAAG GTTCACAAATGCCGTCTGCAAATTCCCAGGAGCAACCCATGATGCGTTCATTTTGCAAAACAGCTCCTTGCCAAATTTGATTGAAAGCCTTCAGGATGGAGGTTGGCTGATAGGCGATTCGGGTTATCCCCTTAAAGAGTGGCTGATGACTCCTATCAGCAACCCGAGGAGTGGACAAGAAGAGCGGTACAATTCGGCTCACTGTCGTACTAGAAATGCTATTGAAAGGGCATTTGGTGTGCTTAAAGCACGTTTCAG GTGCTTGCACAAAACTGGAGGATGCTTGCCTTATAGACCAGACAAATGCACGAAAATAATTGAATGTGCTATGAGGCTACACAACTTGGCCATAAACGAGAGGGTGCCTCTCATGGTAGAAACTGAGGAAGAAGATGATGTCCAGCAACCATTTGCTCCAGTTATCCCCAACAATTGTACTGCAGCAATGCTGAGAGATAGACTTGTACAAAGATTTTGA
- the LOC136274782 gene encoding uncharacterized protein: MKIQVGAKMKEKGSQADMRPRVRSIGVQCNGTDIPPLPRPDREPARNEPLSSSEESSETDSDHGSVYEPSSTGSEESQIQDDQNDVHNPLEETKFIVSKSKLMELFSACRRCHRHAVDCVQHLVGTMVKIVAECQFCGFSWQWCSQPYLGSIPAGNLGLSAGILFSGALAAKVLRVLQCMGVATITQRTFSSHQSSILFPSVAREWDKHQRDYVRMAEEREEPLVLGGDGRADSPGHCAKYGSYSTIDLEQGIVVDIQLVQSNQVKNSNAMEKRGLELAVRWLQEHHLQIGIIITDRHLQIQKWIRENLPQTTHYYDVWHVAKGLKKKILAASKLKECEDISRWNKSLTNHLYWVAASTPDGDGDVMWAKLELVENHIHNVHEGHSDAFPTCANETLDGDQRQKKWIKPETKASEKLSEIILSKQMQKDVPKLSPLHQTSQVEAFHSTINHFAPKMVSFSYHGMFCRLMIAAIHFNENSSRPSATTKEGDLQYKISFPKFKHGDYSVRKKSVDPTYGYTSTLMQETLSVVKGASDEPVPCLPAVQPPPLCSGFIHPEKEDAILHFQSRFAGRETTV; the protein is encoded by the exons ATGAAAATTCAAGTCGGTGCAAAGATGAAAGAAAAAG GCTCACAAGCTGATATGAGGCCAAGAGTTAGAAGTATAGGAGTCCAATGCAATGGCACAGATATCCCCCCACTACCTAGACCAGACAGAGAACCAGCTAGAAATGAGCCTTTGAGCAGCAGCGAGGAATCCAGCGAGACAGACAGTGATCATGGGTCTGTCTATGAGCCATCTTCTACAGGATCTGAGGAGTCCCAAATCCAAGATGATCA gaatgatGTACACAATCCTTTGGAAGAAACCAAATTCATCGTCTCCAAGTCCAAGCTGATGGAGCTGTTTAGTGCCTGTCGGAGATGTCATCGACATGCTGTGGATTGTGTTCAACACCTGGTTGGAACAATGGTGAAGATAGTAGCTGAATGCCAGTTTTGTGGTTTTTCATGGCAGTGGTGCAGTCAACCGTATCTTGGATCCATTCCAGCTGGAAACCTTGGACTATCTGCTGGTATTCTCTTCTCTGGTGCCCTTGCAGCCAAAGTCCTTAGGGTCCTGCAGTGCATGGGAGTAGCCACCATCACCCAGAGGACATTTTCCTCCCACCAGTCATCGATTTTGTTCCCTTCTGTGGCTAGAGAATGGGACAAGCATCAGAGGGATTACGTCAGGATGGCAGAGGAAAGAGAGGAACCACTTGTCCTCGGTGGAGATGGCAGAGCTGACTCTCCTGGACACTGTGCCAAGTACGGGTCCTACAGCACCATTGACTTAGAACAGGGCATTGTTGTGGATATTCAGCTTGTTcag AGTAATCAAGTGAAGAACAGTAATGCCATGGAGAAACGAGGACTTGAGCTTGCTGTGAGATGGCTTCAAGAACATCACTTGCAGATTGGCATCATCATTACAGATCGCCATCTTCAGATCCAAAAGTGGATAAGAGAGAACCTCCCACAAACAACCCACTATTATGATGTGTGGCATGTAGCAAAAG gcTTAAAAAAGAAGATACTGGCAGCATCAAAGCTTAAAGAATGCGAAGACATCTCTAGATGGAACAAAAGCCTGACCAACCATTTGTACTGGGTGGCAGCTTCTACGCCAGATGGTGATGGAGATGTAATGTGGGCCAAGTTGGAATTGGTGGAGAATCACATCCATAATGTTCATGAAGGCCACAGTGATGCATTTCCAACCTGCGCTAATGAGACACTTGATGGGGACCAGAGACAAAAGAAATGGATCAAGCCAG AAACGAAAGCCAGTGAAAAGCTATCGGAGATCATCTTGTCGAAACAAATGCAGAAAGATGTTCCCAAACTGTCTCCCCTGCATCAGACTTCACAGGTCGAAGCTTTCCACAGCACCATAAACCACTTTGCACCCAAGATGGTTTCCTTTTCTTATCATGGAATGTTCTGTAG GTTGATGATTGCTGCcattcattttaatgaaaattcttCGAGACCCAGTGCCACAACCAAAGAGGGTGACTTACAATACAAGATTTCATTTCCAAAGTTCAAGCATGGGGACTACAGTGTGCGGAAGAAGAGTGTTGATCCAACTTATG GATATACATCAACCCTTATGCAGGAGACGCTATCTGTCGTAAAAGGAGCCAGTGATGAACCTGTTCCATGTTTACCAGCTGTACAGCCACCTCCATTGTGTAGCGGGTTCATCCATCCTGAAAAAGAAGATGCCATACTTCACTTCCAGTCAAGATTTGCAGGCAGGGAGACAACAGTGTAG